A part of Vicia villosa cultivar HV-30 ecotype Madison, WI unplaced genomic scaffold, Vvil1.0 ctg.001509F_1_1, whole genome shotgun sequence genomic DNA contains:
- the LOC131635545 gene encoding uncharacterized protein LOC131635545 gives MRITTFSRYIRRLPRPRAFMPLQSRAFQPDVATRDSNARPIKYKIPQSYDPYGPRPSPSDKIVQLAERIAALSEEERGHIMPTLSERLKLPKLEPISTEGMDLGSDGGAGPKVEEKKAEKTAFDVKLEKFDAAAKIKVIKEVRAFTNLGLKEAKDLVEKVPTVLKQGVTKEEANTIIKKIKAAGGVAVME, from the coding sequence ATGAGGATTACTACGTTTTCGAGATATATTCGCCGTCTCCCTCGGCCTAGAGCATTTATGCCTCTGCAATCTCGAGCCTTCCAGCCTGATGTTGCTACTAGAGATTCTAATGCCAGGCCAATTAAGTACAAAATTCCTCAATCTTATGACCCTTATGGCCCTAGACCTTCACCTTCAGACAAAATCGTCCAGCTTGCGGAACGTATCGCAGCGCTATCGGAGGAAGAACGCGGTCATATTATGCCTACTTTGTCGGAAAGATTAAAGCTTCCTAAGCTGGAGCCGATTTCAACTGAAGGCATGGACTTGGGTTCAGACGGCGGTGCTGGGCCAAAGGTTGAGGAGAAAAAGGCAGAGAAGACGGCTTTTGATGTCAAGTTAGAGAAATTTGATGCTGCTGCAAAGATCAAGGTGATTAAGGAGGTGAGAGCATTTACTAACTTGGGATTGAAAGAAGCTAAAGATCTTGTTGAAAAGGTACCAACTGTTCTTAAACAAGGAGTCACAAAAGAAGAGGCTAatactattataaaaaaaataaaagccgCCGGAGGAGTTGCAGTTATGGAGTAG